The region TCGTTCTTTCGAGCAATCACCCGGTACGTGCTGAACCCCATCGTTACCTGACCGTCAACGGCCTGGAATCCGAGCGTCGAGAACGGAATCCGGAACTCGACGAACCACCCTTCCTGGTTCTGGGTCGTCACAACGTCCCAATGAGCGTTCCAGTCGGAGTTCATCGGCATACCGCCACTGAACTCGGCGTCGTTGGAGAGGGCCCTGTCGTTCCGCACACCAGCCGGGTTCGTGATGAACCAAGAGGCGGTCTCGTAGTCGTTGTAACTGTCGATAATCAACGCCAAGAGATCGTCACCGCTATACAGATCGCGATACAACGTGTTGGTACGGATCCCGCTCGGATCGGAGTCGAAGAGCCGACCGGACACGTAGAAATACTCGTCGTCGTGCGCGAGCCGGATCTCGCTACGTTCAGTGAGTGCACCACCGAATACCGGCGAGTACATCGCCATCGGGAGCGGAGCGATTGCGTCCCATGCGGGCTCGTCGACAACGCCGTCGATCACAACCGCTGACGTCAGCCGAGCGATCTGAATGGGAATCGACCGCGATCGGTCGACGAGTTCCTCCTGCGCGAGCAGGGGAGTCGATATTAAAGCCACAGTCAGGCCAGCGAGGAGCACTCGCTTCATGGCATAAGATATTGTTGGCATAGCGGTTAACGTAGAAAGGATACCGCGTCTCGCGTACCTCTCCACGCCCGAACAGGGACTCACGCAACTCTTGTTAGGCACAACGGGTACCAGAGCAACGACCCCGCCCAGCATGACTTCGTTGACGCGACACATAGGTGTGAATTAGCCTGAGTAACTATGAGGCATAGGGACAACGCACTCCGGAAGGCCCTCGCGGCCTGGCTCCCGGCGCTCTTGGTGATTCTGAGCGTCGCGGTGCCCGCACTCGAACGCGATGAATTCGCGGCCGAGACTGTGGTGGAGAGCGAGCACGCCCCAGGGACGTGCCCAACCGCACACGACCACACAGTGTGCACCCAGGTTGGTGCGAATCTCTCTGTTGCCTCGGCATCGACGAAGATCTCGCACGATCACGCCATCGTGTTGGCTTCCGCCCCCGTGGAAGCCCTAGAGGCCTCGCGCTCCGTCTTCATGGACGGGCACCCGACACGAGGACCTCCCCTGACCTGACGCACTAGCGGCCGCATACCGGTCGTCATCCGTGCGCCCACTAAGGGCGCGCACGTCACAGGTACAGATTAGGGAGATCCATCGCACGATGAACCATCCATTTCGGCACCCGGCATTCAGCTGGACCCGCATCGCAGTTCTACTGCTGGTAGGTACCACCGCACCATCCTTCGCGTCTGCCCAATCGTCGCCTGACTCTGTGCGCGCGGAGGTCGCCCGCCTGGCAGCCCTCGTCGACAGCTTGAGTCGGGAAGTAGCGAGACTCCAGGAAAGAGGTCAGGAAGAAGAGGCGACCGATGCCCTCGCTGATCTCAGAGCAGCTGCGGCGGCCGCAGCAGCTGCAGGAGGCGCGCCGTCGACCACACAAGACGAGAACCAGGAGTTCGTCGGCCGCCAACGCTCGCTTCAGGCACTCAACCCCGAGATCAGTGTGAACTCGGACGTGTTCGCGCACATTAACAAGGACGACACGGACGAGGACAACTTCTTCGCACGCGAGTTCGAGATCTCGATCATTTCGAATCTGGATCCATATTCACGGGCCAAGGTCTTCCTGTCCCGACACATTGAGGGTGGGGAATTCTCACCGTTCGCGGACGGCGATCATGGGCACGGCCACGCGGAAGAAGGTGGTGGTGGCTTCGCCGTCGAAGAGGGATACATCGAGTGGGTCAGCCTACCTGGTGGCACGAGCCTCAAGGTGGGGAAGTTCTTCCAGCAGTTCGGCCAAATGAACCGATGGCACGGCCATGCCCTTCCTTTCCAAACCCGTTCTCTCCCCCACCTCGCGTTTGTCGGGGCTGAGTCGCTCGCCCAAACTGGCGCATCGATGCACTGGCTCGCGCCGTTCTCACCCCTCGGTGGCACGTACGAAGCAACGGTAGAACTCACGCGGAGCGAGAACGAAACGTTGTTCGGCGAGTCCGGCCGCCTCTCCGTTTTGACACACCTGAACGGGTTCTGGAATCTGTCTTCATCCGTCGACTTCGACCTGGGAGCGAGCTGGCTAAACGGATCCTACGAAGACGAAGAGCACTTCATGGACCGAAACCTCTACGGCCTGGAAGCGGCTCTGAATTGGAGTCCTCCGGGGCAGTCGCGGTATCGCGGACTCACCCTTCGAGGCGGTGTCATGGCCTTGGAGGGTCTCGTAAGCCATGAGGAGAATGATGACCACGACGACCATGACGACGACGACCACGACGACGAAGACCACGACGACGAAGACGATGAGGAGGGCTTCGAGCGGGCGATCGGATATTGGGGATTAGGCGAAGTCCGACTGTCCCAAAACTGGTTGGCCGGTGTCCGATTCGACCGCACGGAAAACCCCGAGGACCCGACGGAGACGGCTTGGCTCTTCTCTCCGACGCTCACCTGGTGGCAGAGCGAGTACGTACGCCTGCGCGCCGAGTACGACCTCGTTGGACGCAGTTTCGAAACGGTACGACAGGGTCGCTTCCTATTCCAAGTGACCTTCGCGATGGGTCCCCACAAGCACGAGACCTACTAATGAACGTCACAAGACCTGTCCGGAACGCCCGCCGGGAGACGCGCCCAGTGTTCGCGACTGCCCTCCTCAGCACACTCCTGCTTGCAGCGGTACCAGCCGAAACGCCGGATCCCGACCGCGCGGCGCTCCGCATCGTGACCACACTGCCCATCTATGCAGAATTGGTCCGGGAAATCGGTGGCGGCGAGGTCGAAGTTTCCGCGATCGCGAATCCGAACGAGGACGCACACTTCGTGCGCCCCAAGCCCAGCTTCGCGAGGGATATCAGGAGCGCCGACGCGTTCGTCACCACCGGTCTCGACCTGGAACTATGGGTGCCCACCCTCCTCGATCGCGCCGGGAACGGCGACGTCATAGAAGGAGCACGCGGTTACATCACCGCATACACAGGCATCGCGCTGCTCGACGTGCCGGTCTCGGCAGACCGTAGCGGCGGAGACGTGCACATCTATGGGAACCCGCACCTCACCACGGATCCGCTACGCACGCTGCAGATAGCCCGAAATATCACGACTGGCCTAAAGCGCGTCGCCCCAGACAGGGCTGCGGTGTTCGATGCCGGATTGGCGGACTTCACGGAGCGCCTGTACAACCGACTCTTCGGAGCACGACTGGTCGAGCTGATCGGTGGAGAAACACTGGAACAACTGTCCCATGGCGGGACACTCTTCACATTCCTCGAAGCAAATGAGTATGAGGGAAACCCGCTCATCAAGGAGCTCGGAGGATGGCTCGCACGTGCTGAACCGTTCCGCGGCCAAGACATCATTTGCTACCACAAGAACTGGGCATACTTCGAAGACCGTTTCGACGTGTCATGCGCGGACTACGTGGAAGCGAAGCCCGGGATCTCCCCCACTCCAGGACATGTCGCGCAGCTGATCAACCGAATGAAGACCGAGAACCTCGACGTCATGTTGGCCGCCACGTATTTCGACCGGGGCAAGGTCGAAACAGTCGCGCGGCGCGGCGAAGCGACCCTCGTCCAGGTGCCCCTGTCTCCAGGTGCGCGCGAAGGAATCGACGATTATTTCACACTCGTCGAGACGTGGGTGACCGAACTCGCGGCGGCGTTCCGAAACCAGTGATCATCCACCATCCAACGCTCCGGACCATTTGATGTTCGAGAACCTCGATCTGATGATCCCGCCCATCGTGGCCGGACTCGTGATCCTCTCGATTCATGCCTACTTGGGACTCCACGTCCTGGGACGAGGCGTAATTTTCGTGGATCTCGCGTTCGCGCAGATCGCCGCCCTCGGGACGACCGTTGGGCTGTTGGTCGGCTTCGAGGTCGGAAGCGCCATGTCTCTGGCGTTCGCTTTGGGCTTCACCCTCTTCGGAGCATTGATCTTCTCATTCACACGAATGGAGAAGTCGATCGTTCCGCAGGAAGCCATCATCGGGACCTCCTACGTGGTAGCCTCAGCCGCGGTGATTCTGCTCGCGGGCCT is a window of Longimicrobiales bacterium DNA encoding:
- a CDS encoding metal ABC transporter substrate-binding protein, whose amino-acid sequence is MNVTRPVRNARRETRPVFATALLSTLLLAAVPAETPDPDRAALRIVTTLPIYAELVREIGGGEVEVSAIANPNEDAHFVRPKPSFARDIRSADAFVTTGLDLELWVPTLLDRAGNGDVIEGARGYITAYTGIALLDVPVSADRSGGDVHIYGNPHLTTDPLRTLQIARNITTGLKRVAPDRAAVFDAGLADFTERLYNRLFGARLVELIGGETLEQLSHGGTLFTFLEANEYEGNPLIKELGGWLARAEPFRGQDIICYHKNWAYFEDRFDVSCADYVEAKPGISPTPGHVAQLINRMKTENLDVMLAATYFDRGKVETVARRGEATLVQVPLSPGAREGIDDYFTLVETWVTELAAAFRNQ